A DNA window from Cobetia marina contains the following coding sequences:
- the mtnA gene encoding S-methyl-5-thioribose-1-phosphate isomerase — MSLIPIRWLTQSDNATGSDEDALPRLALLDQRLLPGETREIELRDADGVARAIADMVVRGAPAIGIAAAYGVALEAVRAAHEGGAWGARLEAACEVLAASRPTAVNLFWALDRMRTVIAAHAMRELAPHEALLREAVRIHEQDLEDNLRMAEFGAQVIAASLTADTPHCEVMTHCNTGALATGGHGTALGVIRTAYAQGLISRVHVNETRPWWQGARLTAWELVQEKIPARLAVEGAASLIMQSRDGDGDVRWLIVGADRIAANGDTANKIGTFSLAVQARAHGVKVMVVAPLATFDASLDSGAAIPIETRDADELRQAGNRRIAPDEIEVFNPVFDVTPHEYIDAIVTEHGVVESPDSDSVGALLGRAQRR, encoded by the coding sequence ATGAGCCTGATTCCAATTCGCTGGCTGACCCAGTCAGACAATGCCACCGGTAGCGACGAAGATGCCTTGCCGCGACTGGCACTGCTGGATCAACGTCTGCTGCCGGGCGAGACCCGAGAGATCGAACTGCGGGATGCAGACGGCGTGGCTCGCGCCATTGCCGACATGGTAGTGCGTGGTGCACCGGCCATCGGCATCGCGGCCGCCTATGGTGTGGCACTGGAGGCGGTTCGCGCCGCACATGAGGGCGGGGCATGGGGGGCGCGTCTGGAAGCGGCCTGCGAGGTTCTGGCGGCTTCTCGGCCGACGGCGGTCAATCTGTTCTGGGCGCTGGATCGCATGCGTACGGTGATCGCTGCGCACGCCATGCGTGAGCTTGCCCCCCACGAGGCACTGTTGCGGGAAGCCGTGCGCATTCATGAGCAGGATCTCGAGGACAATCTGCGCATGGCGGAATTCGGTGCGCAGGTGATTGCCGCGTCCCTGACGGCCGACACCCCCCACTGTGAGGTGATGACCCACTGCAATACCGGTGCGCTGGCGACTGGGGGGCACGGTACCGCCCTGGGCGTGATTCGCACGGCGTATGCTCAGGGGCTGATCAGCCGCGTCCATGTCAACGAGACACGCCCCTGGTGGCAGGGGGCTCGACTGACCGCCTGGGAACTGGTGCAGGAAAAGATTCCCGCCCGACTGGCCGTGGAGGGTGCCGCCTCGCTGATCATGCAATCCAGGGACGGCGATGGCGATGTGCGCTGGTTGATCGTCGGTGCGGACCGCATCGCGGCCAATGGCGACACGGCCAACAAGATCGGCACCTTCTCCCTGGCGGTCCAGGCGCGTGCCCACGGCGTCAAGGTGATGGTGGTGGCGCCCCTTGCCACCTTCGATGCCAGTCTGGACAGTGGGGCCGCCATCCCCATCGAGACTCGCGATGCCGATGAGCTGCGTCAGGCAGGAAATCGCAGGATCGCTCCCGATGAGATCGAGGTCTTCAATCCGGTCTTCGATGTCACACCGCATGAGTATATTGATGCCATCGTCACCGAGCATGGTGTGGTAGAGTCGCCCGATAGCGACAGTGTGGGCGCCCTGTTGGGGCGCGCCCAGCGTCGCTGA
- a CDS encoding HAD-IA family hydrolase translates to MSLPAALPRPAALIFDLDGTLVDTAPDLARATNELRSHHALPELSYEVIRAEVSHGGSALVRLALGHDIDHPSHAEERTRLLDFYARDVAAHSELFPGYDALIEICQRNGLPWGIVTNKPRQFAEPLIESLALTPGCLLCADDLPVKKPHPEPLWEAARLLGVEPSRCWYLGDHDRDMQAARAAGMLAVAVRYGYVRDGDDVDAWPADVWFDTSEEVINAALRAAELR, encoded by the coding sequence ATGAGTCTGCCGGCCGCACTGCCCCGTCCCGCTGCGCTGATCTTCGATCTCGATGGCACCCTGGTGGACACTGCGCCGGACCTGGCGCGTGCGACCAACGAGCTGCGTAGCCATCATGCCTTGCCGGAACTGAGCTATGAGGTGATTCGCGCCGAGGTCTCGCATGGCGGAAGCGCCCTGGTGAGACTGGCGCTGGGTCACGACATCGATCATCCCTCGCATGCCGAGGAGCGTACACGCCTGCTGGACTTCTATGCCCGTGATGTCGCGGCCCACAGCGAGCTGTTCCCGGGCTATGACGCCCTGATCGAGATCTGTCAGCGCAACGGCCTGCCCTGGGGGATCGTGACCAACAAGCCGCGTCAGTTCGCCGAGCCGCTGATCGAGTCCCTGGCGCTCACACCGGGCTGTCTGCTGTGCGCCGATGACCTGCCCGTCAAGAAGCCCCATCCTGAGCCATTGTGGGAGGCGGCCCGCCTCCTCGGCGTCGAACCGTCACGATGCTGGTATCTCGGGGATCATGATCGCGACATGCAGGCGGCGCGCGCGGCGGGCATGCTGGCGGTCGCCGTGCGCTATGGCTACGTCCGCGACGGGGATGATGTGGACGCCTGGCCTGCCGATGTGTGGTTCGACACCTCGGAAGAAGTCATCAATGCCGCTCTGCGCGCAGCGGAACTGCGCTGA
- a CDS encoding YciK family oxidoreductase: MAECKIDYQAPADLLKGRIILVTGAGSGIGREAAIDYARHGATVILLGRTIAKLEEVYDEIEALGAPQPAIYPLNFEGATLKDYQQMAETLDKEFGRLDGVLHNASLLGKITPFEQYDPALWEQVMQVNINGPIWMLQALLPLLKASRDASVVLTSSSVGRKGRAFWGAYSVSKFATEGFSQLLAQELENTSQVRVNTLNPGGTRTSMRKSAFPAEDPDTLRTPADIMPSYLWLIGPESRGRTGEMFDAQPPRT; this comes from the coding sequence ATGGCGGAATGCAAGATCGATTATCAGGCACCAGCGGATCTGCTGAAAGGGCGAATCATTCTCGTGACTGGTGCAGGCTCGGGCATCGGTCGTGAAGCAGCCATTGACTATGCCAGGCATGGCGCGACCGTCATCTTGCTGGGGCGCACCATTGCCAAGCTCGAGGAAGTCTATGACGAGATCGAAGCATTGGGGGCTCCTCAGCCAGCGATCTACCCGCTGAACTTCGAAGGGGCCACGCTCAAGGATTACCAGCAGATGGCGGAAACGCTCGACAAGGAATTCGGGCGACTCGATGGGGTGCTGCACAATGCCAGTCTGCTGGGCAAGATCACCCCGTTCGAGCAGTATGATCCGGCGTTGTGGGAGCAGGTCATGCAGGTCAACATCAATGGGCCTATCTGGATGTTGCAGGCGCTGCTGCCACTGCTGAAAGCGTCTCGGGATGCGTCCGTGGTGCTGACGAGTTCCAGCGTCGGCCGCAAGGGGCGTGCTTTCTGGGGGGCCTACAGTGTCTCGAAGTTCGCCACCGAAGGCTTTTCACAGCTCTTGGCACAGGAACTCGAGAATACCAGTCAGGTCCGCGTGAATACCCTCAATCCCGGTGGGACTCGAACGTCGATGCGCAAGTCGGCCTTCCCGGCGGAAGACCCGGATACCTTGCGTACGCCAGCCGACATCATGCCAAGCTACCTGTGGCTGATCGGTCCGGAGAGTCGTGGCCGCACCGGCGAGATGTTCGATGCCCAGCCGCCCAGGACGTGA
- the tolA gene encoding cell envelope integrity protein TolA: MSQPEIEKRAGYGLPVVLAVGLHVVILVLTLVSWPESEPDQSSTTIVNATLVSTETTTNQPQQAKASKARDAAEEADERQSAKEEASREAERAAEQQKSAARAKAAQLKAEQAKTAEQEKAAQAKAAEQLKAEQKAAAEAADKAKADAARRAEEAKAIALERKKAEAEKQAKADALKKAEAEKAAKAKAEAEKAAKEKAAEEARKKAEAEKAAKAKAEAEKAAKAKAQAEKEKAAKAAAEKAAKEKAAKEKAAEEARKKAAAEAARQKALAEKAAQASAGSLDSLIDSESDAISGAKQAAQAANGFESLLKKYVGQNWNRPSGTVPGMTVTLRVSLLPTGELVSAAVSKSSGNAAFDRSAIQAIQKAAPFTEMQDLPASAKSQFRNFNLYFNPEDLGR; the protein is encoded by the coding sequence ATGAGTCAGCCGGAAATCGAAAAGCGGGCAGGCTATGGATTACCCGTCGTGCTGGCCGTGGGTCTGCATGTGGTCATCCTGGTACTGACCCTGGTGAGCTGGCCTGAGTCCGAGCCGGATCAGAGCAGCACGACCATCGTCAACGCGACGCTGGTCAGCACCGAAACGACGACCAATCAGCCCCAGCAGGCCAAGGCCAGCAAGGCGCGGGATGCCGCCGAAGAGGCCGATGAGCGTCAGAGCGCCAAGGAGGAGGCCTCCCGGGAAGCGGAGCGCGCTGCAGAACAGCAGAAGAGTGCTGCGCGCGCGAAAGCCGCGCAGCTCAAGGCAGAGCAGGCCAAGACTGCCGAGCAGGAGAAGGCGGCACAGGCCAAGGCGGCTGAGCAGTTGAAGGCGGAGCAGAAAGCGGCTGCCGAGGCGGCAGACAAGGCCAAGGCAGATGCAGCGCGTCGGGCGGAAGAAGCCAAGGCGATTGCGCTTGAGCGCAAGAAGGCTGAAGCTGAAAAACAGGCCAAGGCAGACGCCTTGAAGAAGGCGGAAGCCGAAAAGGCGGCCAAGGCCAAGGCGGAAGCGGAGAAGGCCGCCAAGGAAAAGGCAGCCGAGGAAGCGCGCAAGAAAGCCGAGGCGGAAAAAGCCGCGAAGGCCAAGGCAGAGGCTGAAAAGGCGGCCAAGGCCAAGGCGCAGGCTGAAAAGGAAAAGGCAGCCAAGGCAGCCGCCGAGAAAGCAGCGAAGGAAAAGGCGGCCAAGGAAAAGGCAGCGGAAGAGGCTCGCAAGAAGGCAGCCGCGGAGGCCGCGCGCCAGAAGGCGCTTGCCGAGAAGGCAGCACAGGCATCTGCCGGGTCACTGGATAGTCTGATCGACAGCGAAAGTGACGCCATCAGTGGCGCCAAGCAGGCCGCACAGGCGGCCAATGGCTTTGAGAGTCTGCTCAAGAAGTATGTCGGGCAGAACTGGAATCGGCCTTCAGGTACCGTACCCGGCATGACGGTGACGCTGCGCGTCTCATTGCTGCCGACAGGGGAACTTGTTTCGGCTGCGGTCAGCAAGAGCAGTGGCAATGCCGCCTTTGATCGTTCCGCGATTCAGGCGATACAGAAAGCAGCACCGTTTACCGAGATGCAGGACCTGCCGGCTTCAGCCAAGAGCCAGTTCCGCAACTTCAATCTGTACTTCAATCCAGAGGACCTGGGCCGATGA
- the ubiG gene encoding bifunctional 2-polyprenyl-6-hydroxyphenol methylase/3-demethylubiquinol 3-O-methyltransferase UbiG, translating to MSHSDAKQDSTAPDHLGNVDASEIAKFSALASRWWDRDSEFKPLHDINPLRVDYIDTHAGLAGKRVIDVGCGGGILSEAMAHRGATVTGIDMGEAPLSVARLHQLESGVEVDYRQTTAEAAAEEMAGQFDVVTCLEMLEHVPDPSSVINACARLVKPGGKVFFSTINRNPKAYAFAIIGAEYLLQMLPRGTHEYRKFIRPAELGRWTREAGLKMEGSTGMTYNPLTRKYRLNTADLSVNYLMHTRRPTEDELA from the coding sequence ATGAGCCATAGCGACGCCAAGCAAGATTCCACTGCCCCGGATCATCTGGGCAACGTCGATGCCAGCGAAATCGCCAAATTCTCCGCGCTCGCCAGCCGCTGGTGGGACCGCGACAGCGAGTTCAAGCCACTCCACGACATCAACCCGCTGCGCGTCGATTACATCGACACCCATGCCGGACTGGCGGGCAAGCGAGTCATTGATGTCGGCTGTGGCGGCGGCATCCTGTCCGAGGCCATGGCTCACCGTGGCGCCACCGTGACCGGGATCGACATGGGTGAAGCCCCGCTGTCAGTGGCACGCCTGCATCAGCTGGAATCCGGTGTGGAAGTCGATTATCGCCAGACCACCGCGGAAGCTGCCGCCGAGGAAATGGCGGGACAATTCGATGTCGTGACCTGTCTCGAGATGCTCGAGCATGTTCCTGACCCTTCCTCGGTGATCAACGCCTGCGCGCGACTGGTCAAGCCGGGAGGCAAGGTGTTCTTCTCGACCATCAATCGCAATCCCAAGGCGTACGCCTTCGCGATCATCGGTGCCGAATACCTGCTGCAGATGCTGCCACGCGGCACGCATGAGTACCGCAAGTTCATCCGCCCGGCTGAGCTTGGCCGCTGGACGCGTGAGGCGGGCCTCAAGATGGAGGGTTCCACCGGCATGACCTACAACCCGCTGACCCGGAAATATCGCCTCAACACCGCCGACCTCAGCGTCAACTATCTGATGCATACGCGCCGCCCGACGGAAGACGAACTCGCATGA
- the ybgC gene encoding tol-pal system-associated acyl-CoA thioesterase, producing MMSSLQTSRPGEETLTGQTGDFHHAVRVYIEDTDAGGIVYYVNYLRFMERARSEWLRARGYSQQTLLERGIQLVVHSVASRYHRPARLDDLLQVTATAGELRGARLVFHQQVMKDGVMLSDAEVVIACVDASTLRPRRWPVELLSALEV from the coding sequence ATGATGTCGTCTCTGCAGACATCCAGACCCGGCGAGGAAACGTTGACTGGGCAGACGGGCGATTTTCATCATGCGGTGCGGGTCTATATCGAGGATACCGATGCGGGTGGCATCGTCTATTACGTCAATTACCTGCGCTTCATGGAGCGCGCACGCAGTGAATGGCTGCGCGCACGTGGCTATTCCCAGCAGACACTTCTGGAGCGCGGTATCCAGCTTGTCGTGCACAGTGTGGCCAGTCGCTATCATCGTCCTGCGAGACTGGATGATCTGCTTCAGGTCACGGCAACGGCAGGTGAGTTGCGTGGCGCGCGCCTTGTCTTTCATCAACAGGTGATGAAGGACGGGGTGATGTTGAGTGATGCCGAGGTGGTGATTGCCTGTGTCGATGCCAGCACATTGCGTCCGCGTCGATGGCCCGTGGAATTGCTGAGCGCTCTTGAGGTCTGA
- the tolB gene encoding Tol-Pal system beta propeller repeat protein TolB, which yields MRRVTTWMMAAAMLVVTSMARADLTIEITKGNDSATPIAVVPFENLTGGSLPQDLARIISDDLARSGQFEPIKRDNLIALPGTTQDVFVNDWKRLGASYLVVGQVKNASSGGYSIQYELMDVLGNKRMLGEVITGSDGQLRSRAHYMSDEIFEEITGIRGAFSTKIAYITANGVGDNIRFALYVADSDGHGSQEILASDEPIMSPAWSPDGKKLAYVSFESERPAIYVQELGSGRRAKLTGFRGINGAPAWSPDGRKLAMALSKDGQPEIYVMDIASRKFQRLTNNPAIDTEPDWLPDGSGMVFTSDRAGSPQIYRLDLSGGTERVTFTGNYNSRGRVSPDGETLFMINRSGNGYQVAKQDLKSGRVTSLTDTQWDESPSVAPNGTMVIYATQQGTRGVLGEVSADGRAQFSLPSPQGEVREPAWSPFLN from the coding sequence ATGAGACGAGTGACTACATGGATGATGGCAGCCGCCATGCTGGTCGTGACCAGCATGGCGCGAGCGGACCTGACCATCGAGATCACCAAGGGCAATGACAGCGCGACGCCGATCGCCGTGGTGCCGTTCGAGAACCTGACGGGGGGAAGTCTCCCTCAGGATCTGGCCCGTATCATCTCGGATGATCTGGCGCGCAGCGGCCAATTCGAGCCGATCAAGCGTGACAACCTGATCGCGCTGCCGGGGACTACCCAGGATGTCTTCGTCAATGACTGGAAGCGCCTCGGCGCCAGCTATCTGGTGGTCGGGCAGGTCAAGAATGCGAGCAGCGGTGGCTACAGCATTCAATACGAGCTGATGGATGTGCTCGGGAACAAGCGCATGCTGGGAGAAGTCATCACGGGCAGTGATGGCCAGTTGCGTTCGCGCGCCCATTACATGAGTGATGAAATATTTGAGGAAATCACTGGAATTCGCGGTGCTTTCTCGACAAAAATCGCCTACATTACCGCCAATGGCGTGGGTGACAACATTCGTTTCGCACTGTATGTTGCCGACTCGGATGGCCATGGTAGTCAGGAGATTCTTGCATCCGATGAACCGATCATGTCTCCTGCATGGTCGCCGGATGGAAAGAAACTGGCGTACGTGAGTTTCGAATCAGAACGGCCTGCGATTTATGTTCAGGAGCTGGGAAGTGGTCGTCGTGCCAAACTGACCGGTTTCCGTGGCATCAATGGTGCTCCGGCCTGGTCTCCGGATGGCCGCAAGTTGGCGATGGCATTGTCAAAGGATGGTCAGCCCGAGATTTATGTGATGGATATCGCGTCACGCAAATTCCAACGTCTGACCAACAATCCTGCGATCGATACCGAGCCGGACTGGCTGCCGGATGGCAGTGGCATGGTCTTCACGTCTGATCGTGCCGGCTCGCCGCAGATCTATCGTCTTGATCTTTCCGGTGGTACTGAACGCGTGACGTTTACCGGAAACTACAATTCCCGTGGGCGTGTGTCGCCCGATGGGGAAACCCTGTTCATGATCAATCGCTCGGGCAATGGTTATCAGGTTGCCAAGCAGGATCTGAAGAGTGGTCGAGTGACATCCCTCACGGATACTCAGTGGGATGAATCTCCAAGTGTTGCACCGAATGGCACTATGGTGATATATGCCACTCAGCAAGGAACCCGTGGGGTCCTGGGCGAGGTCTCGGCAGACGGAAGAGCACAATTTTCCCTGCCGTCACCACAAGGCGAAGTGCGTGAACCTGCGTGGTCGCCGTTCCTGAACTAA
- the tolR gene encoding protein TolR: protein MKGPYSRGHKRKLSSEINVVPFIDVMLVLLVIFMITAPMMTQGVQVELPKVTSKPIDNPDDVTPLIVSLDDSGNYYIDLGSDQDKRTPVALDDLGSKVAAIVSEKPKTPVLVKGAKTAPYGDVMGLMSTLQGAGVPNVGLISEPPNEG from the coding sequence ATGAAAGGACCTTACAGCCGGGGGCACAAGCGCAAGCTGTCCTCTGAAATCAATGTGGTGCCCTTCATCGATGTCATGCTGGTGCTGCTGGTCATCTTCATGATCACCGCGCCGATGATGACCCAGGGGGTACAGGTCGAACTGCCCAAGGTCACCTCCAAGCCCATCGACAATCCTGATGACGTGACACCGCTGATCGTCTCGCTGGATGACAGCGGCAACTACTACATCGATCTGGGCTCTGATCAGGACAAGCGGACTCCCGTCGCCCTGGATGACCTGGGCAGCAAGGTGGCCGCCATCGTGTCGGAAAAGCCCAAGACACCCGTGCTGGTCAAAGGCGCCAAGACAGCGCCATATGGTGATGTGATGGGGCTGATGAGCACTCTTCAGGGGGCGGGCGTTCCCAATGTCGGGCTGATTTCAGAACCGCCGAACGAGGGCTGA
- the tolQ gene encoding protein TolQ has protein sequence MSIISLFANASLVVQSVMLLLLAASIASWVVIFQRGMALSRAKQAYTAFEKRFWSGVDLNHLYRELPSEEEATPGAAGVFRAGFREYSRLKPKSSNADAVMDGVQRSMRVTLSREEERLNIHLPFLATVSSVSPYVGLFGTVWGIMGSFQALGTAQQATLTTVAPWIAEALVATAMGLFAAIPAVIFYNRLASRADQLLGRYEDFAEELHSILHRNLHGRGSNDA, from the coding sequence ATGTCGATCATTTCGCTGTTCGCGAATGCCAGCCTGGTGGTGCAATCCGTCATGTTGCTGCTGTTGGCGGCTTCCATCGCCTCCTGGGTAGTGATCTTCCAGCGGGGGATGGCATTGTCACGAGCGAAACAGGCGTATACCGCCTTTGAAAAGCGTTTCTGGTCCGGAGTGGATCTCAATCACCTCTACCGTGAATTGCCCAGTGAAGAAGAGGCGACGCCGGGTGCTGCAGGCGTCTTCCGTGCAGGCTTTCGTGAGTACAGTCGTCTCAAGCCCAAGTCCAGCAATGCCGATGCGGTGATGGACGGCGTTCAGCGCAGCATGCGTGTCACGCTGTCACGCGAGGAAGAACGTCTCAATATCCATCTTCCGTTCCTGGCCACCGTCAGCTCCGTAAGCCCCTATGTGGGTCTGTTCGGGACGGTGTGGGGCATCATGGGCTCTTTCCAGGCACTGGGGACTGCACAGCAGGCCACTCTGACCACTGTCGCTCCCTGGATTGCAGAAGCGCTGGTCGCTACCGCCATGGGGCTTTTTGCCGCGATTCCGGCAGTCATCTTCTATAACCGTCTGGCCAGCCGTGCCGATCAGCTGCTGGGCCGTTATGAAGACTTCGCCGAAGAGCTTCACTCCATTCTGCATCGCAATCTGCACGGCCGTGGCAGCAACGACGCCTGA
- the galU gene encoding UTP--glucose-1-phosphate uridylyltransferase GalU: MIRKAVLPVAGLGTRCLPASKAIPKEMITIVDKPVIQYVVEEAVAAGIKEIVLVTHSSKNAIENHFDKHFELETTLEAKGKFELLEELRHIIPDDVKIISVRQPEPLGLGHAVLCAKPIVGDEPFLVMLPDVLVDGEGLEKNDLARMMEAYEATNAAQIMVENVPQEMAYKYGIVAIDGETPEAGKSAMISGMVEKPAPGTEPSTLAVIGRYLLPGRIFELLENTPPGAGGEIQLTDAIDTLRDDKAVAAYRMAGDTYDCGHQLGYLEATISFAKRHPKFGEGFRELMTRYQEK; encoded by the coding sequence ATGATACGCAAGGCTGTATTGCCTGTTGCAGGTCTCGGAACTCGTTGCCTGCCGGCCTCCAAGGCCATCCCCAAGGAAATGATCACCATCGTCGACAAGCCGGTGATCCAGTATGTGGTGGAAGAAGCGGTTGCGGCGGGTATCAAGGAAATCGTCCTGGTCACCCATTCCAGCAAGAATGCCATCGAGAACCACTTCGACAAGCACTTCGAGCTCGAGACGACTCTGGAAGCCAAGGGCAAGTTCGAGCTGCTCGAGGAACTTCGTCACATCATTCCGGATGACGTCAAGATCATCAGCGTGCGTCAGCCGGAACCGCTGGGTCTGGGCCATGCGGTGCTGTGTGCCAAGCCAATCGTCGGAGACGAGCCTTTCCTGGTGATGTTGCCGGACGTGCTGGTCGACGGCGAAGGTCTCGAGAAGAATGACCTGGCGCGGATGATGGAGGCCTATGAAGCCACCAATGCCGCCCAGATCATGGTCGAGAACGTGCCTCAGGAGATGGCCTACAAGTACGGTATCGTCGCCATCGATGGCGAGACGCCGGAAGCGGGCAAGTCCGCGATGATCAGCGGGATGGTCGAGAAGCCGGCTCCGGGCACCGAACCCTCCACTCTGGCGGTGATCGGCCGTTACCTGCTGCCGGGTCGTATCTTCGAGTTGCTCGAGAATACCCCGCCGGGTGCCGGTGGCGAGATCCAGCTGACCGATGCCATCGATACCCTGCGCGATGACAAGGCGGTCGCCGCCTATCGCATGGCCGGTGATACCTATGACTGCGGCCATCAGCTGGGCTATCTGGAAGCCACCATTTCCTTCGCCAAGCGTCACCCGAAATTCGGGGAAGGCTTCCGCGAGCTGATGACCCGCTATCAGGAGAAATGA
- the ybgF gene encoding tol-pal system protein YbgF — protein MKDSLKWLCGVGALALPLSVAAAPAVEDLTVQSNSLYQQANTRLSGGGTLTLLNQLDEQAQEIARLRGRVDELEYQFKRLTEMSQQRYLDLEQRVSGTSPAGENGQEVDAQTAAAVSGGAGSNASSANASSGGDAQKDYENAFAKVQSRDFDGAIDAFESFVVDHGDSNLAANAHYWLGELYSAKNQLDASAQAFDTVISEFSQSSKVPDAMYKLGLVKARQGKAQESRKLLEELVRQYPDSKAGGMAKDFLASGA, from the coding sequence ATGAAAGACAGCCTGAAATGGTTGTGCGGTGTGGGAGCCCTGGCGCTTCCGTTGTCAGTTGCAGCCGCACCCGCAGTGGAAGACCTTACCGTACAGTCCAACTCGCTTTATCAGCAGGCCAACACTCGCTTGAGTGGTGGCGGCACCCTGACCCTTCTCAACCAGCTTGATGAGCAGGCCCAGGAAATTGCGCGGCTGCGCGGGCGTGTCGATGAACTGGAATATCAGTTCAAGCGACTCACCGAGATGTCGCAGCAACGGTACCTGGACCTGGAGCAACGTGTTTCGGGAACAAGTCCAGCCGGTGAGAACGGTCAGGAGGTCGATGCGCAGACCGCAGCCGCGGTCAGTGGTGGTGCGGGTAGCAATGCCAGCAGCGCCAATGCCTCCAGTGGAGGAGATGCCCAGAAGGATTACGAGAACGCCTTTGCCAAGGTGCAGTCGCGTGATTTCGACGGAGCGATCGATGCCTTTGAATCCTTTGTGGTGGATCACGGGGATTCCAATCTCGCGGCCAATGCCCATTATTGGTTGGGGGAATTGTATTCCGCGAAGAATCAACTGGATGCTTCTGCCCAGGCCTTTGATACTGTCATCAGTGAGTTCTCGCAATCCAGCAAGGTGCCGGATGCGATGTACAAGCTGGGACTCGTCAAGGCGCGGCAGGGCAAGGCGCAGGAAAGTCGCAAGCTGCTCGAGGAACTGGTTCGCCAGTACCCCGACAGCAAGGCCGGCGGAATGGCCAAGGATTTCCTCGCCTCTGGCGCATGA
- the pal gene encoding peptidoglycan-associated lipoprotein Pal: MQFTPYAKGLLVALSLSVMAGCSSSGGAQDGDMDSANSGANTAGMNSGANTNGNQMSNASMPDVRTIYFAFDKDTIRPEFESVLMGHAQYLKANTSANVVLEGHADERGTREYNLGLGERRAKSVARFLTVQGVSPSQIEIVSYGEERPAVQGHGESSYAKNRRVVFDY; encoded by the coding sequence ATGCAGTTCACCCCGTATGCAAAAGGTCTGTTGGTTGCCCTGTCCCTGAGCGTCATGGCCGGTTGTTCCAGCAGCGGTGGCGCCCAGGACGGCGACATGGATTCAGCCAACAGCGGTGCCAACACTGCCGGCATGAACTCTGGTGCCAACACCAACGGCAACCAGATGAGCAACGCTTCCATGCCTGACGTGCGTACCATCTACTTCGCATTCGACAAGGACACCATCCGTCCTGAATTCGAAAGCGTCCTGATGGGCCACGCCCAGTACCTGAAGGCCAACACCAGCGCCAACGTCGTTCTGGAAGGCCACGCTGATGAGCGCGGTACTCGTGAATACAACCTGGGTCTGGGCGAGCGTCGTGCCAAGTCTGTCGCACGCTTCCTGACTGTTCAGGGTGTGTCTCCGTCCCAGATCGAGATCGTCTCCTACGGTGAAGAGCGTCCGGCCGTTCAAGGTCACGGCGAATCTTCCTATGCCAAGAACCGTCGTGTGGTCTTCGACTACTGA